A stretch of Coregonus clupeaformis isolate EN_2021a chromosome 37, ASM2061545v1, whole genome shotgun sequence DNA encodes these proteins:
- the dnph1 gene encoding 2'-deoxynucleoside 5'-phosphate N-hydrolase 1 — MHIYFCGSIRGGRQDVVIYQKIVQKLQKYGEVLTEHVSHCDLSDKGEDAVQDGEKFIHDRDMEWLEMSDVIIAEVTQPSLGVGYELGRAMDMHKKILCLFRPSSGKSLSAMIRGAVDGSLFQVQDYKEEEVEGILEEYFNGLVKVCTSKVPSKV; from the exons ATGCATATTTACTTCTGTGGCAGTATTCGTGGAGGAAGACAGGATGTGGTTATTTATCAGAAAATTGTGCAGAAACTACAGAAATATGGAGAAGTTCTGACGGAGCACGTGAGTCACTGTGATCTGTCAGATAAAG GCGAGGATGCTGTGCAGGATGGAGAAAAGTTTATCCATGACCGAGATATGGAATGGCTTGAGATGTCTGATG TGATAATAGCTGAAGTGACACAGCCCTCTCTTGGAGTTGGATATGAGCTGGGAAGGGCAATGGACATGCACAAGAAGATCCTCTGTCTTTTCCGGCCCTCCTCTGGAAAAT CACTGTCTGCCATGATCAGAGGGGCAGTTGATGGGTCCCTGTTCCAGGTGCAAGATTacaaagaggaggaggtggagggcatCCTGGAAGAATACTTCAACGGACTCGTCAAAGTCTGTACATCTAAGGTGCCTTCAAAAGTATAA
- the LOC121553444 gene encoding male-enhanced antigen 1 codes for MEVEIAFEMGPERILPNSEEELGQERPSDGGVGGEWSGEDMEEDEGGVGDEEEDDGGYYYQPLNQDPDGLNAAPGDQPEDMPPVAEQLQEVQERIESMGLHLPQPPPLDSDEEEPEGAAAQRSAASIPMDEDHVELVKRTMAAVALPSLAIPTWAQEISDDQWKDMVQQTLQTRQSSEGLMLERK; via the exons ATGGAAGTGGAGATAGCGTTCGAGATGGGTCCTGAGAGAATCTTACCAAACTCTGAGGAGGAGCTGGGTCAGGAGCGGCCGTCGGATGGTGGAGTGGGcggggagtggagtggagaggacaTGGAGGAGGACGAGGGCGGTGTgggagacgaggaggaggatgatggaggTTACTATTACCAACCACTAAACCAGGACCCTGATGGACTAAATGCTGCACCCGGGGACCAGCCTGAGGATATGCCCCCAGTAGCAGAGCAACTGCAAGAAGTCCAGGAGAGAATAGAG TCAATGGGCTTACATCTTCCCCAGCCCCCTCCTTTAGACAGTGATGAGGAGGAGCCAGAAGGCGCCGCTGCCCAGCGCAGCGCAGCCTCCATCCCCATGGATGAAG ACCACGTGGAGCTGGTGAAGAGGACCATGGCAGCAGTGGCCCTGCCCTCTCTGGCTATCCCGACCTGGGCTCAGGAGATCTCTGACGACCAGTGGAAGGATATGGTCCAGCAGACGCTCCAGACTCGCCAAAGCTCAGAAGGCCTGATGCTAGAGCGCAAATAA